The DNA region CAACGATTCGGACCGCCTGGGCCCGTTCTCCGCGGTCTTCGGCGCCGAGCCGGCAACGGACGGCCCTGACGACGGCCCGGAGGGCGGCGACCGCGGCGAGCCACCCGCCTATCTGCACTTCCACCTCGCCCGGATCCTGCAGGGCAACATCGGGATTCCCGAGACGGGCGGGATGTACCGCGTCGCGATCGAGGACGTCAGCGCCTGGACCGTGGGCGACGTCAGCTACTCCGACCACTGAACCGCCGTACCCGACGCGCTCGGGAACAGCGATGAGGGCCCTGCCGACGCGCGTCGGCAGGGCCCTCATCCCAGTTCCCGGTGTCAGCCGGGGAGTACGTCCCGGTGTCGGCTTGCGCCGGCCGTCACAGGCCCAGGGGAGCCGGGCTGCCGAGCAGCGCCGACGCGGTCTGGAGCGGTGTGGCGGCGACCGGGGCCGGCTCGGGCGCGGGGCCGGCGTGGCAGGTGAAGCCGAGCCGGGTCATGGCCCGTACGACCTCTCCGCTGGTGAAGTCACGACGGTCCTGCCGGGTGATGACCTCGCCGACCTGCTTGACGGGGTAGTGGCGGCGGCCGATGATCACGGACTCGCCCGTGATGGCCTCGGGCTTGACGCCCTTCATCGAGTCCAGCACCCCGCTCTTGTCGAGGTCGAACGGGAACCGGGCGATGACGCAGCGCATGATGCCTCACAGGGAAGGGAGGGGTGGGGAGGGAGGAAGGCAGAGAAGAGGGGGACCCGGGCCGGCCGGGGTGGATCAGCAGGCAGGAGAGGGCGGGAGCGCCGGGCGACGCCCGGCACGCTCCCCCACTGCCTTGAGGGCGTGGGTGGTGCCCCCACTCGCCGCACCGGGCGAAAGCCCGGACACGGCCAGTACGAGGACT from Streptomyces sp. NBC_00258 includes:
- a CDS encoding SCO5918 family protein, yielding MRCVIARFPFDLDKSGVLDSMKGVKPEAITGESVIIGRRHYPVKQVGEVITRQDRRDFTSGEVVRAMTRLGFTCHAGPAPEPAPVAATPLQTASALLGSPAPLGL